The proteins below come from a single Paraburkholderia flagellata genomic window:
- a CDS encoding rod shape-determining protein has product MARAKPHSIFSKRLFRQDVALDLGTANTLIYTADKGIVLNQPSVVCFERRAGANETTVAAVGREAKDLLGRTPANLETVRPLSHGVIANFSAAEHMMRRFVAMAQPRRLLGRRAAFTVCVPAGATRVERRAVREAAFAAGAASVNLIGESLASALGAGLPVHAATGSMVVDIGGGTTEVGIVALGGVACSGSVRVGGDQFDRAIVDHVRTLYGVVLGDQTAELVKKTIGCAAYGEPIERMRATGRSMEDGLPRTVEITSHDVADALAAPLRLVINAVRQVIETAPAELVTDIADSGIVLTGGGSLLVRLDQCLAAELGVTVRVADEPLTCAVRGAGAAASLMSEHAFEFVE; this is encoded by the coding sequence ATGGCCCGAGCCAAGCCGCATTCCATTTTTTCCAAGAGGCTGTTCCGCCAGGACGTGGCGCTCGATCTCGGTACGGCCAACACGCTGATCTATACCGCCGACAAAGGCATCGTGCTGAACCAGCCCTCCGTGGTCTGCTTCGAGCGCCGCGCCGGCGCAAACGAGACCACGGTGGCCGCGGTGGGCCGCGAGGCGAAGGACCTGCTCGGCCGCACGCCCGCCAATCTGGAGACGGTGCGGCCGCTTTCGCACGGCGTGATCGCCAATTTTTCCGCTGCCGAACACATGATGCGCCGCTTCGTGGCGATGGCGCAGCCGCGCCGTCTGCTCGGGCGCCGTGCCGCGTTCACGGTGTGCGTGCCGGCGGGCGCGACGCGCGTCGAGCGCCGCGCGGTCCGCGAGGCCGCCTTCGCGGCGGGAGCCGCGAGTGTGAACCTGATCGGCGAGTCGCTGGCTTCGGCGCTGGGTGCGGGACTGCCGGTGCATGCGGCAACGGGCTCGATGGTCGTGGATATCGGCGGCGGCACGACGGAAGTGGGCATCGTCGCGCTGGGCGGCGTGGCGTGCAGCGGTTCGGTGCGCGTGGGCGGCGACCAGTTCGACCGCGCGATCGTCGATCATGTGCGCACGCTTTATGGCGTCGTGCTGGGCGATCAGACCGCCGAACTCGTGAAAAAGACGATTGGCTGCGCGGCCTACGGCGAACCCATCGAACGCATGCGCGCGACCGGGCGCAGCATGGAGGACGGCCTGCCGCGCACGGTCGAGATCACGAGCCATGACGTGGCGGATGCGCTGGCCGCGCCGTTGCGCCTCGTGATCAACGCGGTGCGCCAGGTCATCGAGACGGCACCGGCCGAACTCGTCACCGATATTGCCGACAGCGGCATCGTGCTCACGGGCGGCGGCTCGCTGCTCGTGAGGCTCGATCAATGCCTTGCCGCCGAACTCGGCGTGACCGTGCGCGTGGCCGACGAGCCGCTCACCTGCGCGGTGCGCGGGGCGGGCGCGGCGGCCTCGCTCATGAGCGAGCACGCATTCGAATTCGTCGAATAA
- a CDS encoding alpha/beta hydrolase: MSWEAFEGGWRLAPADGAARAVVVLLHGVGSNAQDLTPLADVWRDALPGVAFTSLDGSEPFDGGFGGRQWFSLRDISESNREARVVAASQVFERRLDAELAHWGLGHDALALVGFSQGSIMSLYHVATQAAGAAAVVAYAGRLVTPVVAKSRTVLTLVHGEDDEVIPASELERAAAAFSDAGFAVTAFALPGVGHTITPQGVMLGRDALVRALAHA, from the coding sequence ATGAGCTGGGAAGCATTTGAAGGGGGCTGGCGTCTGGCGCCGGCCGATGGCGCGGCGCGCGCAGTCGTCGTGCTATTGCACGGCGTCGGTAGCAACGCGCAGGACCTCACGCCGCTCGCCGACGTGTGGCGCGATGCGCTGCCGGGCGTCGCGTTCACGTCGCTCGACGGCAGCGAACCGTTCGACGGCGGCTTTGGCGGACGCCAGTGGTTCAGCCTGCGCGACATCAGCGAGAGCAATCGCGAGGCGCGCGTCGTGGCCGCCTCGCAGGTGTTCGAGCGCAGGCTCGACGCCGAACTCGCCCACTGGGGGCTCGGCCACGACGCGCTCGCGCTGGTTGGCTTCTCGCAAGGCTCGATCATGTCGCTCTACCACGTGGCCACGCAGGCGGCGGGCGCGGCGGCCGTGGTCGCCTATGCGGGCCGGCTCGTCACGCCCGTGGTCGCGAAAAGCCGCACGGTGCTCACGCTCGTGCACGGAGAGGACGATGAAGTGATTCCGGCAAGCGAACTGGAGCGCGCCGCCGCCGCGTTCAGCGACGCGGGATTTGCGGTCACCGCTTTCGCGCTGCCGGGCGTGGGCCACACGATCACGCCGCAAGGCGTCATGCTCGGGCGCGACGCACTGGTGCGCGCGCTCGCACACGCCTGA
- a CDS encoding DHA2 family efflux MFS transporter permease subunit: MNQPAASSSPPAPPPPLQGGSLILGTIAVSLATFMNVLDTSIANVAIPTISGDMGVSVDEGTWVITVFAAANAVSIPLTGWLTQRFGQVRLFVASIFSFVLASWLCGIAPTLPFLLIARVLQGAVAGPLIPLSQAILLGSWPKDKSSTALAFWAMTTTVGPIAGPALGGWITDSYSWSWIFYINIPVGIFAGSITWSIYRHRESPTRKPPIDIVGLGLLIAWVASLQIMLDKGKDLDWFNSPVIVALGITALISFAFFLVWELTEEHPIVDLRLFGQRNFLGGTIAISVAYAVFFGNLVLLPQWMQEYLNYRSVDAGLVTAPLGVFAVILAPVVGRLLPRSDARIIATIAFVMFAGVFYMRSKYVLEIDTFHLVLPTLLQGIPMALFFVPLTAIILSGQPPSRVPAAAGLSNFVRVFCGAVGTSIATNAWNNRTILHHARLTEQASINNPTFVQAIDQTQKVLNLSEPSARALFDFQLNSQAAMMGLNDIFYISAIIFLVIIPLIWITKSTKGGAGGGAAGAH, encoded by the coding sequence TTGAACCAGCCCGCCGCTTCATCGTCGCCGCCCGCGCCGCCGCCGCCTCTCCAGGGAGGCAGTCTGATCCTCGGCACGATCGCGGTCTCGCTCGCGACCTTCATGAACGTGCTGGACACGTCGATCGCCAACGTCGCCATTCCGACCATCTCCGGCGACATGGGCGTTTCCGTGGACGAAGGCACCTGGGTCATCACCGTGTTCGCGGCGGCCAACGCCGTTTCCATTCCGCTCACCGGCTGGCTCACGCAGCGTTTTGGCCAGGTGCGCCTGTTCGTCGCCTCGATCTTCTCGTTCGTGCTGGCTTCGTGGCTGTGCGGCATCGCGCCCACGCTGCCCTTTCTGCTCATCGCGCGCGTGCTGCAGGGCGCCGTGGCCGGCCCACTCATCCCGCTCTCGCAGGCCATCCTGCTCGGCTCGTGGCCCAAGGACAAGTCGTCCACGGCGCTCGCGTTCTGGGCCATGACGACAACGGTCGGCCCGATCGCCGGACCAGCGCTCGGCGGCTGGATCACCGACAGCTACAGTTGGTCGTGGATCTTCTACATCAATATCCCCGTGGGCATCTTCGCGGGCTCCATCACCTGGTCGATCTACCGCCACCGCGAATCGCCCACGCGCAAGCCGCCCATCGACATCGTCGGCCTCGGGCTCCTGATCGCCTGGGTCGCCTCGCTGCAGATCATGCTCGACAAAGGCAAGGACCTCGACTGGTTCAATTCGCCCGTGATCGTCGCGCTTGGCATCACCGCGCTCATCAGCTTCGCGTTCTTTCTCGTGTGGGAGCTGACCGAAGAGCACCCGATCGTCGATCTGCGGCTCTTCGGACAGCGCAACTTCCTCGGCGGCACGATCGCGATTTCGGTGGCGTATGCGGTGTTCTTCGGCAATCTCGTGCTGCTACCGCAATGGATGCAGGAGTATCTGAATTACCGCTCCGTCGATGCGGGCCTCGTCACGGCACCGCTTGGGGTGTTCGCCGTGATCCTCGCTCCCGTGGTGGGGCGCCTCTTGCCGCGCTCGGACGCGCGCATCATCGCGACGATCGCGTTCGTGATGTTCGCGGGCGTGTTCTACATGCGCTCGAAATACGTGCTCGAAATCGACACCTTCCATCTCGTGCTGCCCACGCTGCTGCAAGGCATCCCCATGGCGCTCTTCTTCGTGCCGCTCACTGCCATCATTCTCTCGGGGCAGCCGCCGAGCCGCGTGCCGGCGGCGGCGGGCCTCTCGAACTTCGTGCGCGTGTTCTGCGGCGCGGTGGGCACCTCGATCGCGACGAACGCCTGGAACAACCGCACGATCCTGCATCACGCGCGGCTCACGGAGCAGGCGTCGATCAACAACCCGACCTTCGTCCAGGCGATCGACCAGACCCAGAAGGTGCTGAATCTGAGCGAGCCGTCCGCACGCGCGCTGTTCGACTTTCAGCTCAACTCGCAGGCCGCCATGATGGGGCTGAACGACATTTTCTATATCTCGGCGATCATCTTTCTCGTGATCATTCCGCTCATCTGGATCACGAAATCGACGAAGGGCGGCGCAGGCGGCGGCGCAGCGGGCGCGCACTGA
- a CDS encoding NAD(P)/FAD-dependent oxidoreductase: protein MTRSAIVLGAGIVGVSVALHLQARGVQVTLVDRREPGEETSHGNAGLIESSSVVPYGFPRDWRTLLRLVRNDSTVLRYDVRSLPAYARWLASFWRESSPARLAQAARDMLPLIERSVAEHDAFVARAGLRDIVRPVGWLEAWRSPAGFEQEMRTARSVADAHALHIETFDAPGLRALEPSLGEGYAGAIHWIDPASVADPGALTKGYAQLFLRNGGAFARGDARTLAAAGNGWRVQTADGPVSAELAVVALGPWSDLVTRPLGYRVPLMVKRGYHMHYASEARAPLVRPVVDIEGGYVVAPMRRGLRLTTGVELAKRERPPDYAQLDAAEREARPVFGLGARLDDTPWMGLRPCTPDMRPVLGPAPRHAGLWFAFGHNHHGLTLGPVTARLVAEQIVGETPFTDPAPYLPARFG, encoded by the coding sequence ATGACCAGGAGCGCGATCGTTCTCGGCGCGGGCATCGTGGGCGTGAGCGTCGCGCTGCATCTGCAGGCGCGCGGCGTGCAGGTCACGCTCGTCGACCGGCGTGAGCCCGGCGAGGAAACGAGCCACGGCAACGCCGGGCTGATCGAGTCGTCGTCGGTGGTGCCTTACGGTTTCCCGCGCGACTGGCGCACGCTGCTGCGCCTCGTGCGCAACGATTCGACGGTGCTGCGCTATGACGTGCGCTCGCTGCCCGCTTACGCGCGCTGGCTCGCATCGTTCTGGCGCGAGTCGTCGCCTGCGCGGCTCGCGCAGGCCGCGCGGGACATGCTGCCGCTCATCGAGCGCAGCGTGGCCGAGCACGACGCGTTCGTCGCCCGTGCGGGGCTGCGCGACATCGTGCGGCCCGTCGGCTGGCTCGAAGCGTGGCGCTCGCCGGCTGGCTTCGAGCAGGAAATGCGTACGGCGCGCAGCGTGGCGGATGCGCATGCCTTGCACATCGAAACGTTCGACGCGCCGGGCTTGCGCGCGCTTGAGCCTTCGCTTGGCGAAGGCTATGCGGGCGCGATCCACTGGATCGATCCCGCGAGCGTGGCGGATCCGGGCGCGTTGACGAAGGGTTACGCGCAACTGTTCCTGCGCAATGGCGGGGCGTTCGCACGCGGCGATGCGCGTACGCTGGCAGCGGCGGGTAACGGCTGGCGGGTGCAGACGGCCGACGGCCCGGTGAGCGCCGAGCTTGCCGTCGTGGCGCTCGGTCCGTGGTCGGATCTCGTGACGCGGCCGCTCGGTTACCGCGTGCCGCTCATGGTCAAGCGCGGCTATCACATGCACTACGCGAGCGAGGCGCGCGCGCCGCTCGTGCGTCCGGTGGTGGATATCGAAGGCGGCTACGTGGTTGCGCCGATGCGCCGCGGCTTGCGGCTCACGACGGGCGTGGAGCTTGCCAAGCGCGAGCGTCCGCCTGACTATGCGCAGCTCGACGCGGCGGAGCGCGAGGCGCGCCCCGTGTTCGGACTTGGTGCGCGGCTCGACGACACGCCGTGGATGGGTTTGCGCCCCTGCACGCCCGACATGCGCCCGGTGCTCGGGCCCGCGCCGCGCCATGCCGGGCTGTGGTTCGCGTTTGGCCATAACCACCACGGCCTCACGCTCGGGCCGGTCACGGCGCGCCTCGTTGCCGAGCAGATCGTCGGAGAAACGCCGTTTACCGATCCTGCGCCGTATTTGCCCGCGCGCTTTGGCTAA